GGCAGAAGCACGGCATGGGTCACCTGGTGCTGGCCGACGCCACGCGCTACGACGGGGGCTTCGAAGCGGGGCTCTTCAACGGCCTGGGCGTGATATGCTTCCCGGACGGAGCAAGGTATGGGCATGGTTGTCTACTATAGTAATTCATGGCTCTCAGCAGCTTGAAGCATCCCAAGTTGTACGAGGAAACTACATTAGGATAAAGTTTTGGCTATAATATGAAGCCACAAATGGTAAGAAATTCCAGGCGATTTAGATATAATATAAAGCCACAACTGGTCAAAAACTCACTTTGAGCACGGACAGGGCAAGGAGTGAGCATGGTTGTCTGCACAGTGGCGTAgatacgggggtgggggggggcatggagggaggggaggagacacGTGCCCCCCCAACTGGCCGTGCCCTCATACCCACCACTCCATATATCTGCTGATCTAAGAAAACCTTGTAGGTGGCATCAGAATACCCCATGAGCTCGACTTGCCCATAGCGAAACCAGATTGACCGAGACCGTATCGTTGGCTTCCGCGGGTCCTGATATATACGTTCCTCCCCACCGCTCTACCACACAGTTCCAATACCTATTTATTCccctcatatgttagctataggtaacatatgagaagaGATATGTGttaggactgtgtggcagagcggcggggaAGAAAGGAATCCGCTGGAGCCTAACACAGTGAACACCTAGCTAAGCCACTGTCTGCATCGGGTTACCTAAGATTCTCAATACTCCCAAGCATCCCAAGAATAAAGAAACTACATTATGAACAAGTCTGAACAATAATATGAAGCCACAAATTGTAAGAAACGATTATTTAAGGCAACCAATCACGTCACATCCCCCCGCCATCCCGTGATCCCTGCCCACCTGTTGTTACCCCAGAACAGGGTGATGTCCCCTCCACGGGCCATCCCGGTCACTCCTACGTGATCCTGGTATTCCATGGACACGAGTCACTCAGTAGCAGACGCGCCGAGGCCTCACAAACACTTCAAATAGTAATAAGAAGACTGACAACGCCCTGCCGGCCACTATCATGTAAACAATGGCGAGTTAAATTCAATCACTATCTTTTATCAACACTTCAATCAACACCAAAGGGAAGCATGTATGGTGAAGGTTTTCCCATATCCTCATTGGTTTGAAGATGATTTTCCAGCGTTTCATGTTTCTCTCTCATTAATCTTTGCTCTTAGGAATTAAGTTATCTTACGCGTCATTGTTTGCATAGAGGTGAAGGCAAGAGTGAAAAATAGAAGCTGAAGGcaggagagaaaattaataaaagtaaatataCTGTCTAAAACAAGGCTTCCCAACCGTAGGGTCGCGAAGTCTTGCTAGGAGTGACTGAGGTGAATGGAGGTTTTTTCAGCCATTCGTTTTGATattgtgttctattttttttttttttttttttttttacagcaaaggagacagctcaagggcacaaaaaagtaaacattaataaaaaaaagccctgctcctaaaagaatccaaagaggtggccgaaagataagtcagtttcgggaggagaggtgtcctgataccctcctcttgaaagagttcaagtcgtaggcaggaggaaatacagatgaaggaagattgttccagagtttaccagcgtgagggatgaaagagtgaagatgctggttaactcttgcataaggggtttggacagtatagggatgagcatgagtagaaagtcgagtggcaAAGGGcccgcggggggggggggcaggcatgcagttagcaagttcagaagagcagtcagcatggaaatatcgatagaagatagaaagagagcaacattgcgcggaatttaagaggtgaagactatcggtatgaggaggagagctgatgagacgaagagcctttgcctcctctgtccagaagagctgtgtgagggagccccccccacatgagatgcatactccatacgagggcggacaaggccctgtatatggacagcaactgtgcagggagaagaactggcggagacggtacagaacgcccagcctcgaggaagctgatttagtaagagatgagatatgaagtttccagttgagattttgagttaaggatagaccgaggatgtttagtgttgaggaaggtgatagctgggtgttgtcaaagaataggatagttgtttggaagattgtgtcgagtggatgggtggagaactGTTGAGGCGTGCGTTGAAGGGACACTTCTCTTGCCTTGCTtgaatcggaaataatagtaaggtctgaggctagcgttctgcagcctcagccttgagtcgttaagttcctgaaggtgggtcttcctattaaaaagaagttgaatattgCATCGTGggcaggaatggataggacagttcgttttggaaagaagatcatcaatgaacaacagaaaagagtgggagataggacagaaccctgtgggacaccactgttaatagatttagggaagaacagtgaccgtctaccacggcagaaatagaacggtcagaaggaaactggagataaaggtacagagaaggatagaaaccgtaggaggaggTAGTttagcaagatttgtgccagaccctatcaaaagcttttgatatgtccagcgcaatagcaaagtttcaccgaaacggctaagagaggatgaccaagagtcagttaaggagatcaccagtagaacgtcccttgaacccatactggcgatcagatagaaggtcagaagtggaaaggtgcttttgaatcttacggttaaggattgattcaaaagctttagatagacaagaaagtaaagcaataggacggtagtttgagggattggagcggtcacccttcttaggtacaggctgtgtgaaggcatacttccagcaagaaggaaaggtagatgttgacaggcagaggcgaaagagtttgaccaggcagggtgacagcacggaggcacagtttttaaggacaataggaggcactccatcaggtccataagccttctgaggattgaggccagagagggcatagaaaacatcattttgaagaatctttataacaggcataaaagagtcagaggggggatgagtaggaggaatatgcccagaatcgtccagggtggagtttttagaaaaagtttgagagaagagttcagccttagagatagatgagacggcagtgttgccgtcaggactgaggagtggagggaaagatgaagaagtgaagttggaggagatgtttttttgGGATgatgaagtcacgggaagagttagaaagcaaggttttgacattttctattaatgaaagaatttttggttagtcggagaatagatttggcacgatttcgggcagaaatgtaaagttcataattagcattagtttgaaggctctggtatcttttgtgagctacctctctatcattgacagcacgagaacaagcgtgtgTTAAGAGGGAACATCAGGGTGTCTCTGGGGCACGTCAGGGTCGGGTATATGGGTAACAATAAGTACAAGAAAAATTAATGTGTAAAACTGCTGGTATTAGGGAGTCGCGAGTGCTTGGAcgttgggaaccactgatctaaaaaaaatacatatattcgATCCTTTGCAAAACTTATACAAcattaaactatcaatcaatcaatcaacttatACCATTTTGCATTGACCGCTGGATGAGTAAGAGACGAGGCGCGGCAACCATAAAGTTCAAAGTTAAAACCATACTCTAATTATACTCCTCATAATGTTCCTCCCCACCTTAATTGCCAGGTACGAGGGGGAGTTCATGCAGGGCTGGTTCCACGGCCACGGCATCTTCTGGCGCAACGACAATATGCGCTTCGAAGGGGAGTTCCGAGGCGGCCGAATCTGGGGGCACGGTGAGGCCCTTGGGAGCACTGTGTCTCGTTGAACCCTGCCGGGGCCTAGAAGTTTGAGTTATGCTGAAGCCTGCATTAAATAGATTGAACCTTGATTGATCCTGTATTAAATAGCTTGAACCTTGATTGAGCCTGTATTAAATAGCTTGAACCTTGATTGAGCCTGTATTAAAGAGCTTGAACCTTGATTGAGCATGCATTAAATAGCTTGAACCTGTATTAAATAGCTTGAACCTTGATTGAGCCTGTATTAAATAGCTTGAACCTTGATTGAGCCTGTATTAAATAGCTTGAACCTTGATTGAGCCTGTATTAAATAGCTTGAACCTTGATTGAGCCTGTATTAAATAGCTTGAACCTTGATTGAGCCTGTATTAAATAGCTTGAACCTTGATTGAACCTGTATTAAATAGCTTGAACCTTGATTGAGCCTGTATTAAATAGCTTGAACCCTGCCATACATAGACTATATGGAAGCCTGAACCCAGATGGAGCTGTATAAAAAGCTTGGGTGTGTTAAATTCTACGCTTGAACCCTGCCAAAGACTATGAACACTATTTGAACCTGTATTAAAAAGCTTGAACACTGTCAAAGACTGTAAAAGCCTAAACCCTGCTGGAGCCAGTCTTTGTCTTAAAAAGCTTGAACTTTGTCAAAATGTAAAATTAAACCTGCCAAAGACTGTAAAATCTTGAACCCTGCAAATCTGAAACCCCATTAAAGTCTATGCTTGACCCTGAACTCTGTTGGAGCCTATACTAAAGCCTGAACTCTGTTGAAAGCTACACTTGAACCCTGCCAAATACTGTGTGAAACCCTGAACCCTGCTTGAGCCTATTTTAAAAAGCTTGAACCCTGTTAATTAGTGTTAGCTTAAACCCTGCCAGAGCCTCTGTGTGTAAACCTGAACCCTGATGTGACAGAGATTAGCACTGGGGCCATGTGCAGCCTTATAAAGCGTAAGCCCTCAACTTCGCTTTACCTCCAATTGAAGCTTAGAAATCCTGATACAAACTGAGCTACTAATGAAGTggatctctttctcacttttgttTGGGAAtgtatgtccttccttccttattcctattcttaatccatattcttttcttccttccttattcctattcttaatccctatttcttcttccttattcctattCTTTATCCCTACTTTTTTCATCCTTATTCCTATTCTTAatccctattcctttttttccttccttattcctatttttaatccctattcctttttcttccttatccctaTTCTTAATCCCTATCCTTTTCCCTCAAATACACTTAGTTGCTCATCACAGGCATCCAATACAAAGAAGACTAGTACAATGGACTTCTTGACTATTAAATTGGACCTCATAACTAGTATCTCTTATAGGAATATCTAGACATTCATCCTTTTACCTCACCACAGTCTGCAGGGTAGCCAGCAAACTATGGGCAGCCACACACCACTTTAATGAGAATTCCAAGGGGAAGATAGGACAGTGCTTCAGTGTCTACCACCAGTCCAGGCATAATACTAAAATTGATATGAACACATGGTATAGCACTAAGATAActcacacaataacaacaacaacaccccagCATCACCATGTATCacgcatcacggcagccacttaaaaCATAATTCACCTGTGCCATGAACAACCGgacgagcactgaggccacatgcagctataaCATATGGCCCCAACATTACCTTTTGCTATACAGGTTGCAGGAGTCCAGTACGAGCAAGGCTTTCAAACTAGACCTCCTCAGTTTGTTTATCTAATAGCTTATCTTTCTGCTTATATGTTTTTTCCTCTACTCttggctttcttttcttctcctccttcgtggtttattttctaattcttcttcttataGTCTTGcttcttgcctttttcttcttaCCTTGAAACCACTGCTCTGCCCCAGGTCTGGTGACGTACGCCGATGGGTCTAATGGCTTCCCGCGCAACGAGGGCTTCTTCCAGGATTGCCGGTTCATGCGCAAGACTCGTTGCCCCCAGGTGATCCAGCGTGCCCAGAAGGTGGCCCACATCGCCCGGGCACAGATGGATGAATAAGGCGGTGGCCACAGCATCATCTTAAAAGTTAACTCACACTTGGACCTGTAGGATAGCAGCCACAGCACCATGTTAACAgagagcatacacacacacacacacacacacacacacacacacatggactatTTGGTGGCCATCACAGCATCACAAAAGATACACAGTTGTGGGCGTTGATGTTCTATGCCTCACGCGCCACACCTGTGCTGGAGATGGTGTGCTGTGCTTGCCATCCACCTCTCCATAACACCTGCTGTCATAATAATAAATGTACATAAATATTAGGCACTACTTTCATTTGTGTACCAGTCATTCATTCTGACAGCTGTCATCAGAACACATGCAGAACCTGgtgcagaaaataaaaatacactatAATGAAAATGTCATTTACTGTTAAGtgaaaatattatattattaacAAATTTCTAGAGCAAAGCATTAAGCTTAATTCCAATAGACAAGTTAAAAAGCTAGAAAAACGGCCAAATTTTGGCTAGGTATAAAAAGCAGATATCAAATCATTTAACAATCATTTGATACTCATAAAACGGAAGCGACTGAAGAGCATGAGTCTACACTATAAAAATGACTGATAGAAGGTGACTATCTGAGGTCCAGCTGTGTACTGTTCTTGTTGGAGCCATGAGCAAGTCAGTTTACCAATGCACACTACCAACACATTTTCTCAACCAGTCTTTTGTTGGCCTCACACTGTATGCATAACATTTCATGCCTGATCATATACCATAAGTAATACTACATACCTGTATATGTATATAATAGAACACAATCACTATACTGTAGACCTATTTCCCATCATCACAGTATGCATCTAGAGGGCAGTGGGTGAGCAATTTTGAGGTAAGTCAGGAAGAGTGAGATAGTTCTGGTAACAGGAAGCCCAGGTGACAGGTATTAATACTGTGAATGACTTCAAAGCAAAGCATCAacaatagcaatgataataataacacaacTCCTTTTTCTCGTAATTAAGGTAGGATTGAACTGAAGAAACAAGGAACTACCTCCTCAGGAGTATGATTTGCCCCATAAAATGAATCACAAACTCACGCCATCCAAGAGACGCTGCCTAATCTGACACAGGCCACGTAAAGACCTCATGCCTGACTTTAATTGATACAACATAATTATAAAAACAATAACTCAAAGTTGCATCCTCAGTCCTGCCAAGTTCGCCTCTCCCAGCCAGATGAGGGATCGCAGCATCCACAGGTTGCACGTTGTATACTGGAAGATTTGATTTCAGTGTTTTGATTTATTTTCAGAACTCAAGTCTTGCAATGAAATTCCTTGCTCTTTCAAGTGAATGCTGTAAACCTTTGCTCAGTTCCACCACTCCCCTAAACAAGTTCAACAGGTCATTTTTATCCTTACATTAACAAGTGAAGAGATACTCATTACTGGCTCCATAACAAACTTGCCACGCAAGAAGAGTAAGGTCGCGAGTAACACAATCATTTGGTGGATACGTGAGCTTGCAGTATCTGAATTCATGCTATTTAATGCATGTAACCTCTGGTCCACACCACTAAACTTTTGCTCTAATACCACAGTTTTCATCAACTTTAATGCTTCTTGGTTTGTATTTTGCACTTTGAGAACTGCTTACCCTACTACATAGTTTTTGTTAAATATTTTGTGGCTTACACTATTCACGAATCATGCTGCATGTCTGATTGTAGTGGCCCCCATGGTGAGGAAAGCCACCCAAACTTACACAGAGTAGGATTCCTATTTAGCCAACTGGTTAAGCCGTCAAGGAGTGGCTTCCCATCTGGCCGGTCATGGGTTTGATACCAGGCACCGGTAACCCCTTTCCAAGTACAGCCAAACCTTGGTTTATGAGTTTAATTCATTCCGGAAtattgctcgcacaccaaaacactcataaaccaaaatgaactttcccattgaaattaatggaaATCCCGttaatgcgtcccatatctcaaaaaaatatttatataaaaataattttacatgttatttttttacagaattaaagtaaattcactaacaaatagcaatggtaaataatatgaaacacaaatcaatgtgttacggttgttacggagactctCGCAACCGCTGACTATGCTCCAGGGGTAGGCTTTGCACTGGGGTTTAGCAGCTGCAGTTTCCATATTCTCGAGGCACTGGAACTACATTCGACCACCAACCTGAAGCTAACTCAGCGTGTCATCCGAGATGGAGTGTGAACAGAAATctcacgtccaggagggcattTAAGATGCCGAGGCTCGCCCccgttcctgttgcgagcatagtatccacggtccctgttttcttctttgcagcaccatcccttttaaccatctttctgggaactttgttaaagcacaaagaactcacactgttgtgctgaaaacatgacatgAGTGAACGGCtgctatttctacgagtttacaacgtGGACTGTGATTAAAGCCGTCATCTGACGGTGAAGAATTACCCAAGACCAAGCAAGAATTAACCCAAAATTTTGCAAattcttgcgtttcttgttctggtTTGTTAGATTTCGATGAATTCCCCTcaattcttggcaagaatagGGGGTCCTGCGCAGGCCGCGGTGGGGCAGGGTACAGCCACTGTCTTGATGGCTGCACTTATATAGGCCTATGGTGGTGatcatttcctgagcttcctatagGTAACCCTAccaggtgggggtggacatagagttcacgaggttactgttgtgttactgctgcaccacaACACATTATAAAGCATCACTGCTGGATAAGTAAGAACTTTCCGGCatgaaaacatcatcgtcatcgttagaaacaagaaaattaaacaatgccatttgtcaatattttgtaaagaaaaaggacgttttaagaaaCTCCACCGCATGCAATGATGCTAAGCAGATACTGAAATACTCCTAATGAACTGTGGATCCCGTAAATGTGACTAAATTAACGtgtgttgtccttgatgagtgacaaaatgagaaatacaTAGTGTTGGTTCATCCAGTCATATGGACAAGATGGAGTGCTCTGGTGGATCACGGGAGGGAGGTacaaaacagtctcaagaatgggggtcgttcaagaaggccatatatcgccagatgacgccttagggttgcaaacttgccaccctttccttaaaatacggaacgccatttgttccgtatttggctgtctgaatggttaagcagataaaattcagcagTTTTAAAAATGTACGGAGCACATTTtacggtgaaccacaaaaccagtccatgaaattatgtttgtcaagggtcatcctgaaatatgtgtaaaatacGCGTAGTAacgtctctcctccccttccttttcctttcaccagCAGCAGGCAGCAGCTGTCAGTCGtggcaggccagagaaattttagggttgccacccgttccttaaaatatggattcattcTGTATTGGAGAATAGGATGTTGCCTTCCTTATTTGTTTTAGATCCAGATGGCAGCACAACTGAGGCtctcttcccattgttttctgctttgaACTTTCTCGTCTTGCAGGGAACAAAAGGAACCCACGCTCACATCTTCCACTTGTACAAAGAGACTCGCCAGTCCTCGTTGAAAGACCGAATTGGTTGGCTAGGCTGACGTAAGCCGATAGAGTtggtctatcggcatcctcccctctccatcagcATCATGAGCCGTCGCCCGGCAAGGGTTTGTGGTCCCTCCTCGAAGGGACGTACACACTTGACAAtgacggcctccatatagcctGTGTCCCCACCCAAGAggtggcaaaaaataaataaataaataaataaataaaaataggaaacaggatgctcgtataccaagtcaccactcgtaaactgaggtattTTTTTGTGAgatttttttgctcgtaaatcaacactcgtaaaccaaggcactcgtaaaccgaggtttgactgtatggATTCATTTTGTGTGTTTGGAGGCACACAGAGGTTGTGTGGATGTTGTGGAAAGAGAATTTCAGACAATATATGATCTAGTGTTGCTCAGGACCCCACCGTACCTGAATGGTCcccagagaacacacacacacacacacacacacacatacacacaaacacacacacacttaggtgGCTCTACTTTACCTGTTTGAATTATATACACTTATTACAGGAATTATTACAGTACATATCAAACAAACTTCAGTTCAAACAGAGTGTCACGGACCCCCTGTTGACTGCTCCCAGGCCTACACAGCCCTGGTAGAACTTCTGCTGTAGTATAAGCAGGAGTCCATTGCACCACTTTTAGGACAAGTTTCACCATCCTGGCTGGCCCGAGGACACTATGCACTGTGATACCTTGGCGGCGGTATCTCCACGTAGCGCGAGGGGACCTGCAGGACCACAAACACGTCATTGGCAAACACACGGTGGAAGGGCGCAGGGTTCCTGTGGAAGAGCCGTGGACAGAGGGCAGGTTTGTGTTTGTTCTGGGGCTCCTCCACGTCCCATATGTCAGCCATGCCACAGCCCGGCCGGCTCCTGCGGATGCACCACGACTCCTCCAGCACCACGTAATTCACTCGCATTGACAGCAACGTCTCGTACACACTCTGTGCCGACCGCCGGCTGAATATGCTGTACACTTTCTTGGTGCGCTCCCTCAGGCCAGCGTGTTCATAGTGTGGGTGGTTGACGATGGGCCGCTGCGTCGACAGAAGGATGTTGGCCATGGTGGACATTGGTCCGGCAAATACTGCATCCTGGTTGGTCTCACTCTGCACCCACTCCACCAGCTCCTCCAGCTCTGGGTTGCTGTACTCGCCTTGGATGGACCGCTGCTCGCTGATGTTCCTCAGGCCCCGGACACACATGCCACTCACCAGCACTGCCAGCACTGCCACGTGCACCTCCCGCCGCTCAATGAGACGCCAGTACTTCTTGCAGGCCAGCAGGGAAGCCATGACGCAGAGCTGTGGCGTCATGAACAGCTTGAGGCGCATCACAAGGCCGGCCATGACTGCATACACGGCCAGCAGCGCCCCATTGAACAGCACGGCCGGATCCACACCACTCCACACCGCAGGggccgcctctccctcctcctccagccgcCGCAGCATGTTGCTCCGGACGCGGCCCAGAGTGTGGTCCAGCACTGCCAGGATCACGAGGACCACCACAGGGATCAGCAAGGTCTCGTTGAGCTTCTGGATGGACTCCTGCGGCAGCACATCAAACTCTGGGGAGCAGGTGTACAGCAGCGTGTGGAAGTCTGAGTAGTTAGTGAACTTTCCTCGCAAGATGTTGAGGATGTGTGCGTCATCCTCCACACCAAAGATGCGCGAGAGCTCAATCTTGCAGGCAGCacaggagacgaagaggaaggagagctggGCAAGTGTATTAGAGGGGAAGGGCAGGTGCTGGAAGATGGGCTccaggaagaggtaaagaagcaGCACACCCAGCAGGCAGCCGGCCAGTGGAGACGACACCAGCAGGGAGTTGCCGAATTGCAGCACGACATTGTTGAGGAAGCCGTAGGAGGTGCCCAGCAAGACCAGCAGCATGGGCAGGGCAGGCACCACCCCCACTGCATAGAGGGAGTACACGATGCCCAACACTGCCACCGTGGTGAACTGTGCAAACTGCCAGCACAGGAGGTAGGCGAGGGTGAGGGTGCCCACCAGGAGGGGCTGCTTCCAGACGGGGCGAGGCGCACGAAGGACCTGCATCACCGCCACGTTGAGCGCCACACTCCAGGGAAAGCCAAAGCTCTCCCTCAGGGGTGGTGTCCACTGCACCCGTGTGGACTCCCCGTGGTTGAAGAAGAAGCAGATAATGGTGAGGAAGCCTCCGAGGAGGTCGCCACTCAGAAGGGTGCCTTGGATGAAGAGCAGTGCTGCGGTGAGGCCTGCACTGACCCACACCCCTGCCAGGTACCAATAGACAGGGTCACCCAGCCCCTCACAGCTCACCACAGGGGAAAGGCCGCGGCCCCGACTCACCTGCCAGCACTCCCGCGCCTCCACGCCCAGCCAGGCTGTCATGGCGTTGAAGATGCGGTATGTCCCACCAAGCACCACCTGCACCGGGCAGCACACAGGGGAGTTAGGTGAAACAATGCCGATGAATGCAATGAATGCTACTCATTATGCAAAAACTGAAGGATAATTTCAAGAGTGGGATGTGTGAGTAAAATTCATGGGAAAATTACACGACAGCAAAAAATATCCCTATGCTAATTTAAAAAAGCACCCTGTATGATGATGAAAACATCAAGAAAAATCCAAGTCCATCCCAAAGAATAATGCCTTCGAACTCACTTCTGGGTAGAGGTTGAAGCGCTGGAGCGTGTTGATGATGTCCGGGAACTCTGTGAGGTTGTTGTGCATGAGGCGGTTCAGGCCCACGAGGAAGGAGTCAGCGTTGACGATGGACTTGTAGTAGGAGTAGTACAGGCCCTGGGGTTAGAGCATGGGATGATGACTCGGGGTCTCTCAAACtcaaaatcatcaccatcaccatcgtaaAATCGCGGCTTTCCACATAAGCAGAGACATAAAGAATTTTATATAAAACTTTGTCTCTTCACACTACTAATGACAGTCCTCCATCATATAACACTGCATTCTGGTGACATTCACACACAGCTTTCCAAAAATGATAACACACGGATGGAATACTTTACAAGTTTTAATCATGTGTTGTACCCAGGACCACAGCCAGGGTTACGAGGAC
The window above is part of the Eriocheir sinensis breed Jianghai 21 chromosome 52, ASM2467909v1, whole genome shotgun sequence genome. Proteins encoded here:
- the LOC126982997 gene encoding MORN repeat-containing protein 4 homolog, which codes for MAQKSRAGVVKYGSYKYEDGTQYVGDWNDKGQKHGMGHLVLADATRYDGGFEAGLFNGLGVICFPDGARYEGEFMQGWFHGHGIFWRNDNMRFEGEFRGGRIWGHGLVTYADGSNGFPRNEGFFQDCRFMRKTRCPQVIQRAQKVAHIARAQMDE
- the LOC126982996 gene encoding probable C-mannosyltransferase DPY19L1; amino-acid sequence: MMAAKHRRGEEERPAKNRKNAASHKDNSSSRTQKQEEDKRPSMLAVLICALCMGVVHSVHVATMFENDRHFSHLSNLEREMTFRTEMGLYYSYYKSIVNADSFLVGLNRLMHNNLTEFPDIINTLQRFNLYPEVVLGGTYRIFNAMTAWLGVEARECWQVSRGRGLSPVVSCEGLGDPVYWYLAGVWVSAGLTAALLFIQGTLLSGDLLGGFLTIICFFFNHGESTRVQWTPPLRESFGFPWSVALNVAVMQVLRAPRPVWKQPLLVGTLTLAYLLCWQFAQFTTVAVLGIVYSLYAVGVVPALPMLLVLLGTSYGFLNNVVLQFGNSLLVSSPLAGCLLGVLLLYLFLEPIFQHLPFPSNTLAQLSFLFVSCAACKIELSRIFGVEDDAHILNILRGKFTNYSDFHTLLYTCSPEFDVLPQESIQKLNETLLIPVVVLVILAVLDHTLGRVRSNMLRRLEEEGEAAPAVWSGVDPAVLFNGALLAVYAVMAGLVMRLKLFMTPQLCVMASLLACKKYWRLIERREVHVAVLAVLVSGMCVRGLRNISEQRSIQGEYSNPELEELVEWVQSETNQDAVFAGPMSTMANILLSTQRPIVNHPHYEHAGLRERTKKVYSIFSRRSAQSVYETLLSMRVNYVVLEESWCIRRSRPGCGMADIWDVEEPQNKHKPALCPRLFHRNPAPFHRVFANDVFVVLQVPSRYVEIPPPRYHSA